The genomic DNA GTGCGAGAATGTAGAAGTGCGACTGGCTGACGATCTGTCGAATGCTGGAATTTGTTTGAATTTGCGTCGCTGAAAATATCCCGTTGGGGCGCAACTCAACCACTATTGCGGTCTCTAGTGGGGACACTGAAGATGAGTTCGAGTGGCGCTTCTCATGAGGCTTTCGCATGGCTCATTGTTGCGCACAAGGCTGGGTTTCGCTACCGCAACGTCTTGATCGGCGGGAATGCGGCAAAGGTGGTGCTGACCGGACGTCGACCTTGAATATCTAGTTCCCGATGTCGAACCCCGCGTCGACGTCCGCCGAGGCGTACTCGCGGAAGGCGATGTGGGTGGAGGTGCTCGCGACACCGTCGATCCGGTTGATCCGCTCGGTGACCACGTCGGCGATCTGATCGTGCTCGCGCACGCGCACCTTCGCGATGAGGTCGATGTCGCCGGCGCACGAGTACACCTCGGAGACGCCCTCGATGTTCGCGACGGCCTGCGCGGTCTCGGGGATGCGGTGCACGTCGGCGTGGATGAGGACGATCGCGGTGATCACTGCGGGGCCTTCCGGTCGAGCTGGCGCTGGCGCTCACGCGGCGTGCGTGGCCCCCTCACTGTATTGCCTGGCGGGTCCGCGGGGATGCGCCGCCGCCGACCGGGCCTCCCGTCCCGCCTCGGACGCCCGGCCGGCCCACTCGAGCCAGCGCCCCGCGCCCGCGGTCGGCTCGCCCCACATCCCCTGCACGTCGACGATGCGGGTGCCCGGCCGCAGGGCCCAGCGGCGCAGGAGCGCTGCCTCCTCCGGGCTGGCGCCGTGCAGGGTGTCGGCGGGGAAGAGCGTGTCGGGCACGTCCGGCGCGGCGTCCGCGCCCCCGTCGGCCTCGTACACCGACTCGGCGCCCGCGCGCAGCCGGTCGAACACGGGCATCGGCGGGACACCGCGCGGCGCCACGCCCGCCGCCGCGAGCCGGCCGTGCCGGACGATCGACAGCTCCCAGCCGCCCGCACCGTCCGGGTGGGCGATCGAGAGCTCGGGAACGTCCGCGAACGCGACCAGCGCATGCGAGCGGGCCACCGCGTCGACGAGGCGGGCGGTTCGGTCGCGCAACCGGGCCGCCGATTCGAAGAACTCCCGTTCCGCGAGTGCCGCCAGGCGCGCCTCCAGCGCCGCGAAGACCTCCGATGAGCGACCGGTGAGGGCCGCAGCCGCCCGGTCGGCCCGGGGTCGGTACAGCGCCGCCGGCTCGGGTGCCGCGACGGAGGCCTGGCACCCGCCGAGGGGGCGCGCACCGTCGGGGCCCAGGGCGCACGTGTGGAGCGCCC from Tsukamurella paurometabola includes the following:
- a CDS encoding Lrp/AsnC family transcriptional regulator, encoding MITAIVLIHADVHRIPETAQAVANIEGVSEVYSCAGDIDLIAKVRVREHDQIADVVTERINRIDGVASTSTHIAFREYASADVDAGFDIGN